One window of Tenacibaculum maritimum NCIMB 2154 genomic DNA carries:
- a CDS encoding SusD/RagB family nutrient-binding outer membrane lipoprotein: MKKIFLLFISSLLVFTSCDKGFEDLNTDPNNASIVDPNLLLGNAFFGTANITYSTGVAGDQGSCWAEQWSKVQYNDEARYSPRSGTSNDIWSLYDRIQEFKDAEKLALAKGDDLVAGVAITMQAMVYQVLTDLFGDVPFSEANLGATGNFTPKYDRQEDIYAGLIALYDDAISKLSSGDGSITPSTDRIFSGDATKWLKFAASLKFRALMRISNATNVTNSALQNIDAQLTALLPNLMTSNEDSAYMHYFEASPSANPFFETIKEGNRIEYRIATTLVDLMSNSNDPRLAKYAQPTPDGNGIVGAGIGVSDLPNSQYNYNNTSQIGTDFLKPETPAYFLRYAEVEFLKAEAAQRGLISGSAAEFYANGITASFNEVGALGATAFIAANSLNANTALKQIGEQKWVALFGQGFESWIEWRRTGFPVLSGAVNPIEITSIPVRYTYPGEEQSRNAANYNDAVASQGADLLTTKVWWNK; the protein is encoded by the coding sequence ATGAAAAAAATATTTTTATTGTTCATATCTTCCTTACTAGTCTTCACTTCATGTGATAAAGGCTTCGAAGATTTAAATACAGATCCAAATAATGCCAGTATAGTTGACCCTAATTTACTTTTAGGTAATGCTTTCTTTGGAACAGCCAATATAACCTATAGTACAGGTGTCGCAGGAGACCAAGGCTCATGCTGGGCTGAACAATGGTCAAAAGTACAGTATAATGACGAAGCAAGGTACTCACCTAGATCAGGAACTTCAAATGATATTTGGTCTTTATATGATCGCATACAGGAGTTTAAAGACGCTGAAAAATTAGCTTTAGCAAAAGGAGATGACCTAGTAGCTGGAGTAGCTATTACCATGCAAGCGATGGTTTACCAAGTATTAACTGATTTATTTGGAGATGTTCCTTTTAGCGAAGCTAACTTGGGAGCTACAGGAAACTTTACACCAAAATATGATCGCCAAGAAGATATCTATGCAGGTTTAATTGCCTTATATGATGATGCTATCTCAAAATTAAGCTCTGGTGATGGTTCTATTACACCTAGTACAGATAGAATCTTTTCAGGAGATGCTACTAAATGGTTAAAATTTGCAGCTTCTCTTAAATTTAGAGCTTTGATGCGTATTTCAAATGCAACAAATGTTACAAATTCTGCTTTACAAAATATCGATGCTCAATTGACTGCATTGCTTCCTAATTTAATGACTTCAAATGAAGATTCTGCTTATATGCATTATTTTGAAGCAAGCCCTAGTGCTAATCCTTTCTTTGAAACCATAAAAGAAGGAAATCGTATTGAGTACAGAATCGCTACAACTTTAGTTGATCTAATGAGTAACTCTAATGATCCTAGGTTAGCTAAGTACGCACAACCTACTCCAGATGGTAATGGAATTGTTGGAGCAGGTATCGGAGTTTCAGACCTTCCTAATTCTCAATACAACTATAACAATACTTCTCAAATAGGTACTGATTTTCTAAAACCAGAAACTCCTGCGTATTTCTTACGTTATGCTGAAGTTGAGTTCTTAAAGGCTGAAGCTGCTCAAAGAGGCTTAATTTCTGGATCAGCAGCTGAGTTTTATGCAAACGGTATTACTGCTTCTTTCAACGAAGTAGGCGCTTTAGGAGCTACTGCATTTATAGCAGCAAACTCACTAAATGCTAATACTGCTTTAAAACAAATTGGAGAGCAAAAATGGGTAGCCTTGTTTGGCCAAGGTTTCGAATCGTGGATTGAATGGAGAAGAACAGGTTTCCCTGTTTTAAGCGGAGCTGTTAACCCAATAGAAATTACCTCTATACCTGTAAGATACACATACCCAGGAGAAGAGCAATCTCGTAATGCTGCTAATTATAACGATGCTGTAGCTAGCCAAGGTGCTGATTTATTAACTACCAAAGTTTGGTGGAATAAATAA
- the rlmB gene encoding 23S rRNA (guanosine(2251)-2'-O)-methyltransferase RlmB has translation MNNETTNIFGIRSIIEAIQSGSSINKVYLQKGLRGNLFFELDKLIKQHKISTSLVPIEKLDRLSKNNNHQGAVAQISPIEFYNLDILIEETLEKGETPLFLLLDQLSDVRNFGAIIRTAECTGVNGIIIQKNGSAPVNAETIKTSAGAAFKTPICKVDHIKDALFMLQAANIKTVAATEKTEDIVFDIDFKQPIAIVMGSEHRGVNPSILKMVDYKAKLPLLGEISSLNVSVACGAFLYETVRQRMS, from the coding sequence ATGAATAATGAAACAACAAATATTTTTGGTATTAGATCTATTATTGAGGCTATTCAAAGTGGTTCTAGTATTAACAAAGTATATCTCCAAAAAGGGTTAAGAGGAAATCTCTTTTTTGAGCTAGATAAACTTATCAAACAGCATAAAATTTCAACGAGTTTAGTTCCTATTGAAAAACTAGATAGGCTATCGAAAAATAACAATCACCAAGGAGCAGTGGCACAAATATCTCCTATCGAGTTTTATAATCTGGACATATTAATTGAAGAAACTTTGGAAAAAGGAGAAACCCCTTTATTTCTTTTATTAGATCAGCTTTCTGATGTTCGAAATTTTGGTGCCATTATCAGAACAGCAGAATGTACTGGTGTAAACGGCATCATCATCCAAAAAAATGGTAGTGCTCCTGTGAATGCTGAAACTATAAAAACCTCTGCTGGTGCTGCTTTTAAAACACCTATCTGTAAAGTGGACCACATTAAAGATGCACTATTCATGCTACAGGCTGCTAATATTAAAACTGTAGCCGCAACTGAAAAAACAGAGGACATTGTTTTTGACATTGATTTTAAGCAACCGATAGCAATTGTAATGGGATCTGAACATAGAGGAGTCAACCCATCTATATTAAAAATGGTAGATTATAAAGCTAAATTACCCTTACTAGGTGAAATAAGTTCATTAAATGTGTCTGTTGCTTGCGGTGCTTTTTTATACGAAACTGTTAGACAAAGAATGAGTTAA
- a CDS encoding rhomboid family intramembrane serine protease, whose translation MMEKRTQFQYSDLVVRVPLLYVFIIWLVYWVEIRFGFNFNKLGIYPRTIAGFKGVFFTHFIHSDTKHLFNNSIPLLVLVGSLFYFYKKVAFKVLLYGGFLTGFLTWCIARDSYHIGASGIVYLLFSFIFFSGIIKKHYRLIALSLMVIFLYGSMIWYIFPVKEEVSWEGHLSGFLIGFLFAFLYRKKGVVRVPFQFSKTAFDDHFDEAGNYIPPLENQEEFEDSIEIKNELG comes from the coding sequence ATGATGGAAAAAAGAACGCAATTTCAATATTCAGATTTAGTGGTAAGAGTACCATTACTCTATGTATTTATAATTTGGTTAGTATATTGGGTAGAAATAAGGTTTGGATTCAACTTTAATAAGTTAGGAATATACCCGAGAACGATAGCAGGTTTTAAGGGGGTTTTTTTTACACACTTTATTCATAGTGATACCAAACATCTTTTTAATAATTCGATACCTTTATTAGTACTCGTAGGAAGTCTTTTTTATTTTTATAAAAAAGTTGCATTTAAAGTGCTACTATATGGAGGTTTTTTAACAGGATTTCTAACTTGGTGTATTGCTAGAGATTCTTACCATATAGGTGCTAGTGGAATTGTTTATTTACTGTTTAGCTTTATCTTTTTTAGTGGAATTATAAAAAAACACTATCGTTTGATAGCCTTATCTCTAATGGTTATCTTTTTATATGGGAGCATGATTTGGTATATTTTTCCAGTTAAGGAGGAAGTGTCATGGGAAGGCCATTTATCAGGATTTCTTATAGGCTTTCTATTTGCTTTTTTATATAGAAAGAAAGGAGTTGTGAGAGTACCTTTTCAGTTCTCAAAAACAGCGTTTGATGACCATTTTGATGAAGCAGGAAATTATATTCCTCCACTAGAAAATCAAGAAGAGTTTGAAGATAGTATAGAAATAAAGAATGAGTTGGGTTAA
- a CDS encoding RagB/SusD family nutrient uptake outer membrane protein — translation MNKILLTLGITVGVLSLSSCEDQLTNTPHNSLTPSSLFSTPNGFSNAIKGVYSGMIGNDRDASKDYYGGDYYSVPDILSDNLIINQKGRQSKRTLYDWLYNSNSYSGFDLYADAYKAINRCNRVIENINNLAEGAFKNNIEGEALAIRALAHFNLVRTYAQIPTQSTNAGESLGVPYVTSSAPLLKPVRNTVNEVYANIVSDLIASDNLIATSNGTGRFNKNTVASILSRVYLYMGEWQNAINAANKVAGNVASITNFPKVWKDESFEGVISQFLIRNIDQIAIGTEYSQTSATSGVRSEYVISYDFYQKYKSNDIRKDSYISTSPFAGTNYNHIAKYFGKSGQTNNIVNAKVIRMAEVMLNKAEALSELPGQDAAALIALDAVRSKRYTNFVSGGETGQALKDAIALERRLELAFEGHRFYDIKRKGGAINRHTTFGDLADGTGVAPVFKTLKAGDHKFQLPIPQDAMNANPNLVQNPGY, via the coding sequence ATGAACAAAATTTTATTAACACTAGGAATAACTGTTGGAGTTCTTTCATTATCGTCATGTGAAGATCAATTAACCAACACCCCTCATAATTCACTAACCCCATCTTCGCTTTTCTCAACTCCTAATGGTTTTTCAAACGCCATCAAAGGGGTTTACTCAGGTATGATCGGTAACGACAGGGATGCTTCTAAAGATTACTATGGGGGAGATTACTATTCTGTACCTGATATATTGAGTGATAATCTTATTATCAATCAAAAAGGCCGACAATCAAAAAGAACTCTATACGACTGGTTATACAACAGTAATAGTTACAGCGGTTTTGACCTATACGCTGATGCCTATAAAGCAATTAACAGATGCAATAGGGTCATTGAGAATATAAATAATCTAGCAGAAGGAGCATTCAAAAATAATATAGAAGGGGAAGCTTTAGCTATTAGGGCTCTAGCACACTTTAATTTAGTACGAACTTATGCTCAAATTCCTACTCAGTCCACTAATGCAGGTGAATCTCTAGGCGTTCCTTACGTAACTAGCAGTGCCCCTCTTCTAAAACCTGTAAGAAATACAGTTAATGAGGTGTATGCTAATATTGTTTCTGATTTAATTGCTTCAGATAACTTAATAGCAACTTCAAATGGAACTGGTCGATTTAACAAAAATACAGTAGCTTCTATTTTATCGCGAGTTTACTTATATATGGGAGAATGGCAAAATGCTATAAATGCAGCTAATAAAGTAGCTGGTAATGTAGCTTCTATCACTAATTTTCCTAAAGTATGGAAAGATGAAAGTTTTGAAGGCGTTATTTCTCAATTCTTAATTAGAAATATTGATCAAATTGCCATAGGTACGGAATATTCGCAAACTAGCGCTACAAGTGGTGTTCGATCTGAGTATGTAATATCATATGATTTTTATCAAAAGTACAAATCTAATGATATAAGAAAAGATTCTTATATCTCTACAAGTCCTTTTGCTGGAACAAACTATAACCACATTGCCAAATATTTTGGAAAATCAGGTCAAACAAATAATATAGTAAATGCAAAAGTTATAAGAATGGCAGAAGTCATGCTTAATAAAGCTGAGGCTTTATCAGAACTACCTGGTCAAGATGCAGCTGCCCTAATAGCCTTAGATGCTGTAAGATCTAAACGATATACAAACTTCGTCTCTGGAGGGGAAACGGGGCAAGCACTAAAGGATGCTATTGCTCTAGAAAGAAGATTAGAATTGGCTTTCGAAGGACATCGTTTTTATGACATCAAGCGAAAGGGAGGTGCTATTAATAGACACACTACTTTCGGAGATTTAGCAGATGGTACTGGCGTAGCTCCTGTGTTCAAAACTTTGAAAGCAGGAGACCATAAATTTCAATTGCCAATCCCTCAAGATGCAATGAATGCAAATCCTAATTTAGTTCAAAACCCAGGATATTAA
- a CDS encoding SusC/RagA family TonB-linked outer membrane protein encodes MKTKFNGILTLFLALIVQISFAQDKIISGVVSDESGPLPGVTIIKKGTTIGVETDFDGNYTINAKSGDVLVFNFVGMKTTQRTVKSSNQINVVMENDNVLEEVVILGYNSKSKDILTSGVSTVTAQEISAVSSTTNITNALQGKAAGVVVTAANGKPGEGAFVRIRGIGSANAGQEPLYIVDGIPVSESDLNLINSSDVESISVLKDASSTAAYGARGSNGVVVMTTKQGKQGAKAKIKFSSQIGFSEKVKDNFTMMNAEQKLQYEREIGKGTGSNLSENEWNRLVSYNHDWQNDLLKTGFIKSNGISISGGSEKSSYFVSFKSESDTGIIDGLNGFERTTGRINLSSELNDWLDFRITSGVSHTFSTEPRDTNNVQNPFAAMYTYNSYEPLYNLDSNGNIILDSNGQPTYNLTHSGFSISEAIRNNPSSEEYLRFIGSAALDFKFLENKLIYTPQISLTYNTLRSESYIQPGSVLDGYIGDKKAPGIKTDRGNSSFTYNFLNKISYNDSFDEVHNYGITLFTEFYNNNFRRYRLSSKGFPSPDLNTQDNSAEPTNASSFRSEETLFSTAALLDYNYNEKYVLSASLRRDGSSRFGDNKKYGVFWSASAAWNIHKEVFLKANFINDLKLRVSYGTSGNDRVPGRYSSLDTYSLTSYNGESAAYPNNVPNKDLQWESKASFDLGLDFTLFNRRVNGVINYFNTKTKDLIFQENLAQSTGAAGNPSRFVNLGKISSTGLEAELNGDLIKNENFTWNLGANIAFVRTIVDELPGGLDKHPSSYPNIILREGERMNTHFLVRYAGVNPKNGRALYYDKNGVITEKYNPNDAVVLKDKTPSPDFDGSLNTKLSYKGISLSANMYFKYGNYIYNNQESQHLTDGNSIVDNQRLDAFNFWRKPGDVNVLPNPKDPLNTSERSDRFLQDGSYLRLRSIKLGYDLPKKWLGKNSFFSGVNMYLQGQNIWTYAPHFKGDPEVGFASEESVGRNSVGFIPGAANLNSYPTVKSFLLGIDVTF; translated from the coding sequence ATGAAGACAAAGTTTAATGGAATTTTAACGCTCTTCCTAGCGTTAATTGTGCAAATATCATTTGCGCAAGACAAAATTATTTCAGGTGTTGTTTCTGATGAATCAGGCCCATTGCCAGGAGTAACTATAATAAAAAAAGGAACTACAATTGGTGTAGAAACTGACTTTGATGGTAATTATACTATAAATGCCAAGTCAGGAGATGTTCTTGTTTTTAATTTCGTAGGAATGAAAACTACTCAAAGAACTGTTAAATCATCTAATCAAATAAACGTTGTTATGGAAAATGACAATGTATTAGAAGAAGTAGTTATTCTGGGGTACAACAGTAAAAGTAAAGACATTCTTACCTCTGGGGTTTCTACAGTTACAGCTCAAGAAATTTCTGCAGTCTCATCAACTACGAATATTACGAATGCTCTGCAAGGAAAGGCTGCTGGAGTTGTTGTAACCGCAGCAAATGGAAAGCCTGGGGAAGGTGCCTTCGTAAGAATTAGAGGTATCGGTTCAGCAAATGCTGGGCAAGAGCCCTTGTATATTGTAGATGGAATTCCTGTTTCTGAAAGTGATCTAAATCTAATTAATAGTTCTGATGTTGAATCAATATCTGTATTGAAAGATGCTTCATCTACCGCCGCTTACGGTGCTAGGGGATCTAATGGTGTAGTTGTTATGACTACTAAACAAGGAAAGCAAGGTGCTAAAGCTAAAATAAAATTCAGCTCTCAAATTGGATTTAGTGAGAAAGTTAAAGATAACTTTACTATGATGAATGCTGAACAAAAGCTTCAATACGAACGCGAAATTGGTAAGGGAACAGGCTCTAATCTTTCAGAAAATGAGTGGAATAGACTTGTAAGTTATAACCACGATTGGCAAAATGACCTACTAAAAACTGGTTTTATTAAGTCAAACGGTATATCCATCAGCGGAGGTTCTGAAAAATCTAGTTATTTTGTTTCTTTTAAATCTGAATCCGATACTGGTATCATTGATGGTTTAAATGGATTCGAGAGAACAACTGGTAGAATTAACTTATCTAGTGAATTAAATGACTGGTTAGACTTCAGAATTACTAGTGGTGTTTCACATACTTTTTCTACAGAACCAAGAGATACCAATAACGTTCAGAATCCTTTTGCTGCAATGTACACATACAATTCTTATGAACCTTTATATAATTTAGATTCTAACGGAAACATTATACTTGATTCCAATGGTCAACCTACTTATAATTTAACTCATAGCGGATTTTCTATATCTGAGGCCATTAGAAATAATCCTTCTTCAGAAGAATACTTAAGATTTATAGGTTCTGCAGCTTTAGATTTTAAATTTCTAGAAAACAAATTAATTTATACACCTCAAATAAGTTTAACTTATAATACTCTGAGATCTGAATCTTACATTCAACCAGGTTCAGTACTGGATGGCTATATCGGTGACAAGAAAGCTCCAGGTATAAAAACAGATAGGGGTAACAGCAGTTTTACTTATAACTTTTTAAATAAAATTTCATATAATGATAGTTTTGATGAAGTTCATAATTACGGAATAACGCTTTTCACCGAATTTTATAATAACAATTTTAGAAGATACAGGCTTTCTAGTAAAGGTTTTCCTTCTCCTGACTTAAATACTCAAGACAATTCTGCTGAGCCAACAAATGCAAGCTCTTTTAGAAGTGAAGAAACCTTATTCTCAACCGCTGCCTTATTAGATTATAATTATAACGAAAAATATGTATTATCAGCATCTTTGAGGAGAGATGGATCTTCTCGTTTTGGTGATAATAAAAAATACGGTGTTTTCTGGTCTGCAAGTGCTGCTTGGAATATTCATAAAGAAGTTTTTTTAAAGGCTAACTTTATAAACGATTTAAAACTACGTGTTTCATATGGTACTTCTGGAAATGATAGAGTCCCTGGAAGATATAGCTCTTTAGACACGTATAGTCTTACAAGTTACAATGGAGAATCTGCTGCATACCCTAATAACGTTCCTAATAAAGATTTACAATGGGAATCTAAAGCTTCATTCGATTTAGGTCTTGATTTCACTTTATTCAACAGAAGAGTAAACGGAGTAATAAACTATTTCAATACAAAAACGAAAGATTTAATCTTCCAAGAAAATTTAGCGCAATCAACAGGAGCTGCTGGAAATCCTAGCAGATTTGTAAACTTAGGTAAAATTTCCTCTACAGGACTTGAAGCTGAATTAAACGGAGATCTTATTAAAAATGAAAATTTTACTTGGAATTTAGGAGCCAACATCGCTTTTGTTAGAACAATCGTTGATGAACTACCTGGCGGTTTAGATAAGCACCCTAGTAGCTACCCTAATATCATATTAAGAGAAGGTGAACGAATGAACACCCACTTCTTAGTTCGTTATGCAGGCGTTAATCCTAAAAACGGTAGGGCTTTATATTATGACAAGAATGGGGTTATTACAGAGAAATACAACCCTAACGATGCGGTAGTATTAAAAGATAAAACACCCTCTCCTGATTTTGATGGTAGCCTAAATACCAAACTCTCTTATAAAGGAATTAGCTTGTCTGCAAATATGTACTTTAAGTATGGAAATTATATTTATAATAACCAAGAATCTCAGCACTTAACTGATGGAAATTCAATTGTAGATAATCAAAGACTAGATGCTTTTAACTTCTGGAGAAAACCTGGAGATGTTAACGTTTTACCAAATCCAAAAGACCCTTTAAACACTTCTGAAAGATCAGACCGATTTTTACAAGATGGATCTTACCTAAGGTTAAGAAGTATAAAATTAGGATATGATCTACCTAAAAAGTGGTTAGGAAAAAATAGTTTCTTCTCCGGAGTGAATATGTATCTACAAGGTCAGAATATATGGACCTATGCTCCTCACTTCAAAGGTGATCCTGAAGTTGGATTTGCTTCTGAAGAATCTGTGGGTAGAAATTCCGTAGGTTTTATACCTGGTGCAGCAAACTTAAACAGCTACCCTACTGTTAAATCTTTCTTATTAGGTATAGACGTAACATTTTAA
- a CDS encoding SusC/RagA family TonB-linked outer membrane protein → MKTKFNGILTLFLALVVQISFAQEKTISGTVSDNSGPLPGVNVLIKGTSKGTETDFDGKYSIKTTSGDVLIFRFIGMKTVNKTVGNSNTINVTLEEDANVLEEVVVKGALGVERVEKSIGYAQQNLAGDELSTAVESNLANSLGGKVSGIQITNSSGSVGASTRVVLRGPTSITGNNQPLYVIDGIPVNNQNFGNAGGNGGVDLPSGISDINPDDIESISVLKGPNAAALYGIRAGNGAIVITTKKGKKGHGLGINYTSSVMFQNPLVLPNYQNSYGQGSNPTYFQFVDGQNGVGDGVDESWGAPLDVGLEFVQFTSFIDGRNGEPMPWVSRPDNVKDFFNTGSVITHNVSFAGSQEDVTYRFSAGTFDQEGIVPNTDFFKRNLGGNVNWTANNKLTIGFNANYTNSYSNNVSSGGYSANNQVQQLVWSGRNVDINALRNYQNLPLAGANTGAAGTPLNWNTQYQNNPFWALDNNTNTYNRDRLIGAANLAYKISDDFSISTKVSMDQFSQREERRRAKGTNESPNGSYTEILRNYRELNTEILASYNKDLSDDFKISLNAGGNRMYRKSNLFKGVAPALQVDKLWSLDNLAGGSTLETDDDINAQKINSIYGFANFNYKDYLFLEVTGRNDWSSVLPTANNSFFYPSFNLSGVISDMADLGQTINYLKVRGGWAKVGSTGALTPYNLRPVYEITTLGSITVADINTQLWNSNLNPESTTSLELGFETRLFNNRVSLDVTYYATKSEDLLLPGSISRGSGFNSAWNNLATMTNKGIELQLGTTAIKTEDFKLGVDINFAKNENLVTDIKGDLEAHQLNRYWGSYLRAREGQPYGTIEGRKFKRNAKGQIEINPATGLPLISKKNEILGDVQPDWTGGVRLSADYKGIKLSALFDAKIGGEVYTMTHAWGRYSGILEETINGRETGLVVPGVLEGTNTPNNLVVTAKAFNHGAFGNNVEESSVFDASYVKLREVVLSYSIPKDWIENTGINDLKFSLVGRNLAILHKNAPHIDPETGFSANNRDQGLEFGQIPSVSSYGFNMSLKF, encoded by the coding sequence ATGAAGACAAAGTTTAATGGAATCTTAACGCTATTTCTAGCGTTGGTCGTGCAAATTTCCTTTGCACAAGAAAAGACTATTTCAGGTACTGTTTCTGACAATTCAGGTCCTTTACCAGGAGTAAACGTTCTTATTAAAGGTACCTCTAAGGGTACTGAAACAGATTTTGACGGAAAATATTCTATCAAAACTACATCTGGCGACGTTTTAATTTTCCGTTTTATTGGAATGAAAACTGTCAATAAAACTGTTGGAAACTCAAATACAATCAATGTTACTTTAGAAGAAGATGCTAATGTACTAGAAGAAGTTGTTGTAAAAGGGGCTCTTGGTGTAGAAAGAGTAGAGAAATCTATAGGGTATGCTCAACAAAACTTAGCTGGAGATGAACTATCTACTGCTGTTGAATCTAACCTAGCAAACTCTTTAGGTGGTAAAGTTTCTGGTATACAAATCACTAATAGTTCTGGTAGCGTAGGAGCATCTACTCGTGTTGTTTTAAGAGGACCTACTTCTATTACAGGTAACAACCAACCTCTTTACGTTATTGACGGAATTCCTGTAAATAACCAAAATTTCGGTAATGCTGGTGGTAATGGAGGTGTTGATTTACCTAGTGGTATCTCAGATATCAATCCTGATGACATAGAATCAATTTCTGTATTAAAAGGTCCAAATGCCGCTGCACTTTACGGTATTAGAGCTGGAAATGGAGCTATTGTTATTACTACTAAAAAAGGTAAAAAAGGACACGGATTAGGGATCAACTATACCTCTTCTGTAATGTTTCAAAACCCTTTAGTACTTCCTAATTATCAAAACTCTTATGGTCAAGGATCAAACCCTACTTATTTCCAATTCGTTGATGGTCAAAATGGTGTTGGAGATGGTGTTGATGAAAGCTGGGGAGCTCCTTTAGATGTTGGTTTGGAATTTGTTCAATTCACTTCTTTTATTGACGGAAGAAATGGAGAACCAATGCCTTGGGTTTCTAGACCTGATAACGTGAAAGATTTCTTTAATACAGGTTCTGTAATAACTCATAACGTTTCTTTCGCAGGATCTCAAGAAGATGTTACTTATAGATTTTCTGCAGGTACGTTTGACCAAGAAGGAATTGTTCCTAATACTGATTTCTTTAAAAGAAATTTAGGAGGTAATGTTAACTGGACTGCTAATAATAAACTTACTATTGGATTCAATGCTAATTATACAAATTCATATAGTAACAACGTATCTTCAGGAGGTTATAGCGCAAACAACCAAGTACAACAATTGGTATGGTCAGGTAGAAACGTTGATATCAATGCCTTAAGAAATTATCAAAACTTGCCTTTAGCAGGTGCAAATACAGGTGCTGCAGGAACTCCTTTAAACTGGAATACTCAATATCAAAACAATCCATTTTGGGCATTAGACAACAACACCAACACCTATAATAGAGATAGGTTAATAGGAGCAGCTAACTTGGCTTATAAAATAAGCGACGATTTTAGCATTAGCACTAAAGTTAGTATGGATCAATTTAGCCAAAGAGAAGAAAGAAGAAGAGCTAAAGGGACAAACGAGTCGCCAAATGGATCATATACAGAAATATTAAGAAATTATAGAGAACTTAATACAGAAATATTAGCTTCATATAACAAAGATTTAAGCGATGACTTTAAAATAAGTTTAAACGCTGGAGGGAATAGAATGTATAGGAAATCTAATCTATTTAAAGGTGTAGCTCCTGCTTTACAAGTAGATAAATTATGGTCTTTAGACAACTTAGCTGGGGGTAGTACCTTAGAGACCGATGATGATATTAATGCTCAAAAAATTAACAGTATTTACGGTTTTGCTAACTTTAATTATAAAGACTATTTATTCTTAGAAGTTACTGGAAGAAATGACTGGTCAAGTGTTTTACCTACCGCTAATAACTCTTTCTTTTATCCTTCTTTCAACCTAAGTGGTGTTATTTCTGATATGGCTGACTTAGGACAAACAATAAACTACCTAAAAGTTAGAGGTGGTTGGGCGAAAGTTGGTAGTACAGGTGCTTTAACTCCTTATAACCTTAGACCTGTATATGAAATAACTACTTTAGGTTCTATCACTGTTGCAGACATTAATACTCAACTGTGGAACTCTAATTTGAACCCAGAATCAACTACAAGTTTGGAATTAGGTTTTGAAACAAGGTTATTCAATAATCGAGTATCTTTAGATGTAACTTATTACGCTACAAAAAGTGAAGATTTATTACTTCCTGGATCTATTTCTAGAGGTTCCGGTTTTAATAGTGCTTGGAATAACTTAGCTACTATGACTAATAAAGGGATCGAACTTCAATTAGGTACTACTGCTATCAAAACAGAGGATTTTAAATTAGGAGTAGATATTAACTTTGCTAAAAATGAAAATTTAGTAACAGATATAAAAGGAGATCTTGAAGCGCATCAACTTAACAGATATTGGGGATCTTACCTTAGAGCTAGAGAAGGGCAACCATACGGTACCATAGAGGGTAGAAAATTCAAGAGAAATGCAAAAGGGCAAATAGAGATTAATCCAGCCACAGGACTTCCTTTAATCAGCAAAAAAAATGAAATTTTAGGAGATGTACAGCCTGATTGGACTGGTGGTGTGAGATTATCTGCTGACTACAAAGGCATTAAATTATCTGCTTTATTTGACGCCAAAATAGGTGGAGAAGTATATACTATGACTCATGCTTGGGGTAGATACTCTGGTATATTAGAAGAAACTATTAATGGTAGAGAAACTGGATTGGTTGTTCCTGGTGTCTTAGAAGGAACAAATACGCCTAATAATTTAGTTGTTACAGCGAAAGCGTTTAATCATGGAGCTTTTGGTAATAATGTGGAGGAATCATCTGTATTCGATGCTTCTTATGTAAAGCTAAGAGAAGTAGTTTTATCATATAGCATCCCTAAAGATTGGATTGAAAATACTGGAATAAACGATTTAAAGTTTTCTTTAGTAGGAAGAAATTTAGCTATCCTCCATAAAAATGCTCCTCATATTGATCCTGAAACAGGGTTTAGTGCAAACAATCGTGACCAAGGTTTAGAATTTGGTCAAATCCCTTCGGTTAGCTCTTACGGATTCAACATGAGTCTTAAATTTTAA